CAACATATCGATAACAATGAGGTGAAAGAGGTTGCGCATTTTCTTGAGCACTATGAATCTCGCACATCGACTTCTCGCTCTGGCTCCAGAGAAGAGCGCGCATATCACTTTCTCCGTACTCTTGGTTGGTTTCACTCAAACACCAATCTTTCGTTTATTCGAAACGATTTACGAACTCGCTTTCCTCAGGCTCTTGAAGAAACAGCTCAGCTCCTCACCTTCTCTCCAGAAGCCCTGAGCATTCACGAAGACAGTACACACCTTCATTGCATAACGATTGATGACTCCGATACCAAGGATATGGATGATGCTCTCTCTCTCGAAGTGCTTGAAGACGGCTACCGATTGGGCATTCATATTTCAGATGTAGCGTCCTTGATTCCTCTTGATTCGCCACTCGATTTAGAAGCTCGTTCGCGGGCCACCTCGCTGTACTTTCCAGAAGGCACCTTCCATATGTTCCCCGAAAAAATTGCGGAACAGACGGCGAGTTTATGTGCGGACCAGGTTCGTCCCGCACTCTCATGCTTTATCGAACTTGACTCTCTATTTCAGGTAAGAGCGCAATCCCTCCGTTTAACGAAGATTCAAGTACGCGAACGGATGAGCTACTCACATGTTGACGCCCTTCTCGATCCCCCATCGGGTCAATATGACACGCTCTACCAGATCGCATCAGAGTTTGAATCGAGGCGAATAGCGAACGGAGGAATGAAAATCCCGAAACGCGAAGTTCAGATTGTACTGAGTCATCCGAATAACATTCGGCAGTCTGACTTTTCGATCGAAGCGTACTCAGACCAAACGCCGGCGCGTGAGTTTATTGGCGAGATGATGGTCATGGCGAACGAGTTCATGGCTCTTTTTGCAAGAGAAAATGAAATCCCCTTCATCTACCGCTCTCAAGAACCATCAGATGCAACTTCAGAATCTCGACTGATAGGAGTTCCCCCTGGCCCAGCTTACGATGCGGCTCTTCGAGGAACGTTAAAGCGTTCTCGTACAAGCACCGTCCCAGATGCGCATGCAACACTTGGTCTTTCGAATTATGCCCAAGTCACCTCTCCAATAAGACGGTACTTAGATCTCGCCAATCAACGCCAACTCGTTAGTTTTCTGAAAGGGGAACCCCTGCCTTACGATGCAGATGCGTTAGAAAGTCTCATTCAAGAAACCGCAGCCGCCCTACAGAGCGCCAGGACTATGGGGCGAGACACTCATCGATTCTGGGTTCTCAAGCATTTAAAGCGAAAGGCAAAAAAGAAAGAAACGATTTGCGGGGTAGTTGTACGAAATGATGGGCCCCAGTACCAAGTCGAACTGGAAGAAGTATTCATACCGGTGCTCGTGAAATCTCGACTCAAGCTTCAACGGGGAGACTCAGTTGAATTAACAATTCAATCCGTTGAGCCCTATCAGGACTATGTCCGGTTTCATCTTAAGAAGACAACGACGAATGATTAGTGAATAGTCAGCTCTTCTTGCTCCTCGGAGAGCTCTATGCCAGGTTGCTCACGGTCTGTGCATACTTCCTGAATCAATTCAAATGCCCGAGCTAATTCTTCAAGCGAGCCAGTGGCTAGCTCAATAATTTCAAATGAATCATCTCTTTTCTTTGAATCTGACATGAAGATATCTCCGGAAAAACCGCAATTTTCTCAAAACAAGCAAACCAACCTCTATACACAGCGCATTCTCGTCGCACGTTGGTACGCTGCATAAATCGTTCCAATGGGAGAAGTCGGCATTTGGGTGGCAGGACTTTAGCTTTTTGACCCTTTTCACAAAGAAGCACAGGGGGAATTCTCCTCTAATACACTGAAAATACGCATATTGTGATTTCTCGATCCTTTTTTGCCTTCAGTTAAGGAGCGCTTCACACCGTGTCAAATTCATCACTGGTGTCGAAATTTTTACTGCTCGAAAGCAAAAATATCCTGTTTGCAAAAAGCCCCATATCGGGGGTTCAGGGATAGTGTATGATGACCACAGGAAAGAAGCGTGGA
This genomic window from bacterium contains:
- a CDS encoding RNB domain-containing ribonuclease, with protein sequence MARRGAKESKSGYLPEIFDTFCLLCSNLGLMVASSHTSTTSSSGPQNEIMMKEGALVVYENEGQPQLGVVVSTKGQKLRLLTMRCREVELPSSRLDVIPGKLPATVTSNQEKAEYLLRHRDEALENASHFPTEELWSFIHEDEREYSVHELATLYFGEHGLREHLILRFALYEDSIFFKRKRNSFIPRAVSTVEELQRAEAARREKERLLNVAMEELLQINTQAQSVKTFDHLSQSTLELIKKIERVAATCQHIDNNEVKEVAHFLEHYESRTSTSRSGSREERAYHFLRTLGWFHSNTNLSFIRNDLRTRFPQALEETAQLLTFSPEALSIHEDSTHLHCITIDDSDTKDMDDALSLEVLEDGYRLGIHISDVASLIPLDSPLDLEARSRATSLYFPEGTFHMFPEKIAEQTASLCADQVRPALSCFIELDSLFQVRAQSLRLTKIQVRERMSYSHVDALLDPPSGQYDTLYQIASEFESRRIANGGMKIPKREVQIVLSHPNNIRQSDFSIEAYSDQTPAREFIGEMMVMANEFMALFARENEIPFIYRSQEPSDATSESRLIGVPPGPAYDAALRGTLKRSRTSTVPDAHATLGLSNYAQVTSPIRRYLDLANQRQLVSFLKGEPLPYDADALESLIQETAAALQSARTMGRDTHRFWVLKHLKRKAKKKETICGVVVRNDGPQYQVELEEVFIPVLVKSRLKLQRGDSVELTIQSVEPYQDYVRFHLKKTTTND